The Caminicella sporogenes DSM 14501 sequence ATAATATTTGCAAAATACTTTTTTCTACTGCTTAATACATTTAGTGCAATTTTTTCTGCTTCTTCCTTGTTAATTTCTTTTCCCTTTAATTTTGCTTTTATTTTCCATATATGTTCTGAAAAAGGTCCATCATATATCAATTCAGGATATTTCTGCATTCTTTCTTCTACATTTACTAAACTAGTATTTATCATGTTTTCATTCATCTTATCAAATTTTCTTTTTGATTTTTTTATAAGTTCTGAAATTTTTAAACCTTTTTCATTAGAAAATTCATTCTGTATTTTTATTAAACTTTGAGATAAATAATTTGAATAATTATGCAGTTTTTCTATTATCTCCATATCGTCTTGAGTGAGAGTTATACCTCTACTACACTTTCTAGCCATAGCCATACTAAAATCTCCTACTTGACTTAAAAATTTTTGAGTTTTACTTACATCTTTATGCTTTATTGGAAGTTGAGTAAGTCTTTCTTGCGCATTATAAGCTTTATACATCAAATCAGTAAAAATCATAACATTCTGATTAGGCGTTCCCGTTATCATAACTTTAGCTAAATCAGATTGTATATTTTCTACTTCACCAAGTAAATCATAAAACATTCTCTGAAATTGATTTTCAATATAAATACTGTAACTATTTCTCTCTTGATACTGCTCATATCCCCATCCAAAAGTTAATATTAAAATAATTAGTGTAGATATAAACATACCTATAAAAATATTTTTCATATATTCCTCCCCCTACTTTTTAGCAAAAACGTGTTTTCCAATTTTTATAATAGGTTTTAAAGTCCATACCCATTTGCTCTTAGCCTTTGCTGGATTAAAAAAATACAAAGCTCCTCCTGTTGGGTCCCATCCATTTAACGCATCTCTAGCTGCTCTATATGAACTTTCTGTAATCGGTGCATATATCTGACCTGTATCTACCGATTCAAATGCTAAAGGCTGATATATAACTCCTGCAATACTATTTGGAAAAGATGGATGTTTTACCCTATTCAATATCACTGCACCTACTGCAACTTGTCCTACATAAGGTTCTCCTCTTGATTCACCATTTATAGCCATAGCTAATAATCTTATCTCATCTTCTTTTGTAATTCCCCTACTACTTGCTAAATAACCTCGACTAACTGCTTTAATCGTAATACCTAAAGCTTTTCTTGTCTGTGGACCAATATATCCATCAACTTTTAAACCATTTTTTCTTTGAAAATTCACAACTGCAATATATGTTTTAGGCCCATATATTCCATCTATTGGCCCTTTATAATAACCCCACTGCTTTAATTTTTTTTGAGCTATTTCTACTTCTCTACTATAATTAGGAAGTTTTTTATCACTTATTCCCATAGCTTTTTTTGTTTGACTTCCAACTATACCATCTACTTTTAGTTTATTTTTTCTTTGAAACTTTTTTACTGCATTAAAAGTCTGAGGACCATATATACCATCAACTTCACCATAATAATATCCCCAATATTTTAACTTTCGCTGAACTTCTTTGACATCTTCTCCTCTAACTCCCCAATATAAAGTTCTTGCATAACTTAAATCTATATAAAATATACCTACTATTAAAAATATAGTAAATATACACAGTATGACATTAAACTGTTTTTTCATGATGTTCCTCCTTTAAATTCTTAGTTATATTCTTTATTTTCTGTTAACATTTAGTCTTTTATTCTCTTTTCGTCAAATAAAAATTACTTTTAAAAATACAAAAAAGCTTAAGCAACAGTTTAAAATAAAATGTACCCTATAGAGTAAATAAAAAAAGCCTATTCTACAGAGTACATTTTATAGAATTTTTTGTTATATAATATATAAAAGTACTATATAATGTAATTTGAATTTTATCAGATTATCTAACGATATATTTAAGTATTAACTTAAATTGAGAATACTACTAAAAGTCTAAGTAGAAAAAAGGAGGGCACACAATGACATGGTGGTATAATCAAAATGACATAAGACAATGTGAAGATAAAAATGTTTTAAATGGTCAATTAAATAATATAAGAAAAAGATTAGAAAATAATGAATCACTTAGTATAAAAAAAAGTGCATTACTCATATTAAAAGGGATTATCTCTGCTATAGTTTTAACTTCTTTTGAATATGCTAAAAAAAATCCAGAAGTTTTTGGAATCTTAAAAACAATTTTTACGATGGGATTTTTTATATCAGCATTATTAGTTTTACAATTACCCTACGGTTTATATCAACTTATTAAAAGAATATATATAAGTACAACAAACAAAAAAAATGACAATTAATGTTTCATGTTTTGTTTCTCTAGTTGAGTTTAAAAGCGATATGGAATATTTAAAGTTTTGTACAAATAATTAATAATTCAAATAATAAGGAATAAAAAAGAGATGATTATTTATGCAAAACTCTAATAAATTAAAAATAAAAAAATTTGCTCAGAATTGAAATACAGTAGATAGGATACAAGAAGCATTAAAATAATTTCGAGAAACACTTAATCAAGCACTTGAATCAAAGCTTGAAAATCATTTTAAATATGGTAAAAATCATTCTAAGTGAAACAATCCAGGAAATATTAGAAATGAATACAACAGAAAAGTTATTCAAATATACTTCAACAAAACTATTCTAAAAGAAATGGTAAATTTAAGCTAAGATTATTTACAAATATAAAAAAAGAACTAATAGGGGTACCACCAACATCTCATAAGATGTTAGTGAGCCCAAAAATAAATATTACATTAGTCATTTCATTATTTTTTTCAACAATAATGCTAAAGCCTATCAAAACATAGAAATGTTTATATTCAAATTTTTCTATTATCTACACTAAATTGCTAATATTCATTATAAATAAAGCCAATCCAGATATAATTGAAAAATATGTAGCTCCAACTGCTAAAGCCTTTAAATCTTTCATAAAAATCTCTACCCCCTAAACTTAACTATCTTAATTTAAACATTTTCTTAATCTCATCTTTTAACCTCTACTATAACTTATACCATGAAACAGAAAAAATCAATCATCAAAATATTAATTTCTTATTAAATTTTTATTTCAAACCAGCAGATATTTTTATAGCTGCCTGATGTTTTGGATCTATCTTATTATCCTTGTGTCTTCTACTGTTTTTAAAATGTATATCCATATGTCCTGATACCCCATTTCCCTTTATAAAATCATAATTATATCCATATCCAAACCCACCACTTCTTCCACTTACCATTTTACCGGCAGGTTTTCCTTCAACTCCTGCATGAGGCATAGCAGTCATAGATGCAGCAATAACTCTACCGTTAATATAAACTAAAACTGGTCTCCTTTTCCAGCTAAATCCTCCCCAAATCTTTTTAATAATACTAGTATCATTTTTTGTTAACGGTTCTACATCAGCATGATTAGTTCCTGCAGTTACTTTAACTTTAAATCTTAATCCAATATAAAAATCTTGAACTGTTAATACAGTTTTATTTCTCTTTAACATCTTCCTTACACTTTTCCACCAGTCGAGATACTCCCCATAACCTCTTTTAACATTTCCTCTACTTACAGCAGAACTCACAGCAGCAGTATAACTTATCAAACCTAAAGATTTCATTTTCTCAAGTGTTGACATTCCTACAATGCCATCTACTTTTAAGCCATACTTCCTTTGAAATTCCTTAACTGCTTCTTCTGTTATTTTTCCAAAATAAGTAGTAAATTTATCATATCTATACATTCCAACTTCTTTTAATACTCTTTGTAATATTTTTATATCATTATGCCTCATTCCCTTTTTATATACTGATTGAGTTAATTTTCCATATCCAAATAAGCCAAGTGATTCCATTTTACTTAATGTAGATTTCCCAGCTATACCATCAACAGACAAATTATATTTCTTCTGAAATTTTTTAACTGCACTTTCAGTTATCGCTCCATAATATGTAGTAAGCTTTTCATAATCATAAACACCATCTTTCTTTAAAGCTTTTTGAATTATTTTTATATCATTATGATTCATTCCCTTTTTATAAACATCCAAACTAAAATTTTGTCCAAAACATGTCATTGTCGTTGTAAAAATATATACAGATGTCAATACTGAAACTAATACTTTCCTCACAACCATACCTCCCTAAAACTAAAACAAACTACTTAATCTGTAATTTACTATATCATTTTTTATCAATATAAATCAAATTAAATTAATTTTAAAAAAGTCTGTGAATGATTCACAGACTTTTTACTTTAACTATTTAATAAATCTTTTATAACTTCAGAAGCAATTATAAGTCCTGCAACAGAAGGAACAAAAGCAATACTTCCTGGTACTTGTTTTTTTCGTATAAAAGTTTCATTATCATTATTATTTACATATATAGGCTTTATAGGTTTTTCTTTAGAATATACAACTTTTAACCTTTTAACACCTCTTTTCCTAAGCTCTTTTCTCATAACTTTAGCAAGTGGACACATAGAAGTTTTATATATATCTGCTACTTCAAATTTTGTAGGGTCAAGTTTATTTCCAGCTCCCATACTGCTTATAATGGATATATTTCTTTTATAACATTTTTCTACTAAATCTAACTTAGAACTAACCATATCTATTGCATCTACTACATAATCATAACTATCATCTAAAAGTTTATTAGCATTTTCCGCATTATATAACATTTTATAGGTTGCAACATTAGCTTTAGGATTTATATCTAATATCCTGTTTTTCATAACTTCAACCTTTGGTTTTCCAACTGTACTTCTTAATGCATGTATTTGTCTATTTATATTCGTTAAACATATATTATCATCATCTACAAGAACAAAATTCCCAACTCCAGTTCTAGCAAGTCCTTCAACAACAAAAGTTCCTACTCCACCAATCCCAAATACTGCAACCTTTTTTTTACTTAATTTTTCAAGTCCTTTTCTACCTATTAATAATTCAGTACGAGAAAATGAATGTAATTCCATTTATTTTTCCTCCTAGTTAAATATTTTTATTTCCTGTGAAATAACTTTACCCTATTTATATCACAGCTATATTATCTCCAATATCTTTTTTTATTTCAACTTTAAATATATACTTCCTATATTTCAATTGTTCAGTTTCTTATAATATTTAACTTCAATCAAAATAAATTCAAATTTAAATAGTATAAAAAATAAAAACCTTTTCTATCTAAAAGAAAAGGTTTTTTTGTATATCTATATTTTTCCTTTTATTCAACTTTTCTTGTACTACATCTAAAAATCTTATCTTATTTTCTGTCATAGATTTATATTGTTCTTTAGTAATTTTCCCCTGATTCATCAAAGTATCAGCCAATTTTAAAAAATCGTTTACCAATACTAATAACTCCCTTAACTCTTCCTCTTTTTTAATCATAATCTCTAATTTTCCCCCTTTTCCCCCTTATAAAGGGCCTAAACCACAAATTGAACTTTAACGGAATTACATAAACTCTTTTTCATTAACTTTAATAAAAATATTAATTTAAAATTAACATTACTTTAAATTAATATTACATTTAAATATACTATACTATACAAATTAAAAAAATCCTTCTTTCATTTAAAAAAATTTTGAATTTTTTACAATTTATTTATAACTAACTTTAACTATAACTTTAAAATCTCAACCTAAAAAGGTTGAGATTTTAAAGTTATTTACTATAAAGCTTTATTATTTTTATAATAACTTCAACTGCTTTTTTCATTGATTTTATAGGTATATACTCAAATTTCCCGTGGAAATTATGTCCACCAGTAAAAATATTTGGACAAGGAAGTCCCATATAAGAAAGCCTTGCTCCATCAGTTCCTCCTCTTATTGGTTTTATTATAGGAGTAACACCTACTTCCTTCATAGCCTTTTCGGCTATTTCCACAATATGAATAACAGGCTTAATTTTTTCTTTCATGTTATAGTATTGGTCTTTCATTTCAACTTCAATAACTTTTTCGCCTATATCATCATTTAAATACTCTGCAACTTTCATTAACTTCCTTTTCTTTTCTTCAAATTTATCTCTATCGTGGTCTCTGATTATATAATATAATGTAGTTTCTTCCACATTACCATTTATATCATTCAAATGATAAAATCCCTCATAACCTTCTGTATGAGCAGGTATTTCATTTGCAGGCAACATAGAATTAAATTTCATTGCAATTAATATTGAATTAATCATTTTATTTTTTGCTGAACCGGGATGAACATTTCTTCCTTTAATTTTTACTTTAGCATAAGCTGCATTAAAGTTCTCATACTCTAATTCTCCAACCTCTCCGCCATCAATTGTATATGCAAAATCTGCTCCAAATTTTTCTACATCAAACTTATCTGCTCCCCTGCCTATTTCTTCATCTGGTGTAAAAGCTACTT is a genomic window containing:
- the ypeB gene encoding germination protein YpeB; this encodes MKNIFIGMFISTLIILILTFGWGYEQYQERNSYSIYIENQFQRMFYDLLGEVENIQSDLAKVMITGTPNQNVMIFTDLMYKAYNAQERLTQLPIKHKDVSKTQKFLSQVGDFSMAMARKCSRGITLTQDDMEIIEKLHNYSNYLSQSLIKIQNEFSNEKGLKISELIKKSKRKFDKMNENMINTSLVNVEERMQKYPELIYDGPFSEHIWKIKAKLKGKEINKEEAEKIALNVLSSRKKYFANIIGETENTKLPAYIIELRENNKRESSITMAITKKGGKLLWLLDTLPVGDEKISNKEAIKIAKNFLDRIGFKNMEATYSEEYDGQLVINFAYKDGNVLVYSDLIKVKVSMDDGSIKGFEAEGYLINHYKRNIPKPKITEKEAKNILSINSQIKKSRLVIIPTEGSKEILCYEFLVNYKKDSFLIYINAENGEEEKILQLIIKEHGILMM
- the sleB gene encoding spore cortex-lytic enzyme — protein: MKKQFNVILCIFTIFLIVGIFYIDLSYARTLYWGVRGEDVKEVQRKLKYWGYYYGEVDGIYGPQTFNAVKKFQRKNKLKVDGIVGSQTKKAMGISDKKLPNYSREVEIAQKKLKQWGYYKGPIDGIYGPKTYIAVVNFQRKNGLKVDGYIGPQTRKALGITIKAVSRGYLASSRGITKEDEIRLLAMAINGESRGEPYVGQVAVGAVILNRVKHPSFPNSIAGVIYQPLAFESVDTGQIYAPITESSYRAARDALNGWDPTGGALYFFNPAKAKSKWVWTLKPIIKIGKHVFAKK
- a CDS encoding peptidoglycan-binding protein; its protein translation is MRKVLVSVLTSVYIFTTTMTCFGQNFSLDVYKKGMNHNDIKIIQKALKKDGVYDYEKLTTYYGAITESAVKKFQKKYNLSVDGIAGKSTLSKMESLGLFGYGKLTQSVYKKGMRHNDIKILQRVLKEVGMYRYDKFTTYFGKITEEAVKEFQRKYGLKVDGIVGMSTLEKMKSLGLISYTAAVSSAVSRGNVKRGYGEYLDWWKSVRKMLKRNKTVLTVQDFYIGLRFKVKVTAGTNHADVEPLTKNDTSIIKKIWGGFSWKRRPVLVYINGRVIAASMTAMPHAGVEGKPAGKMVSGRSGGFGYGYNYDFIKGNGVSGHMDIHFKNSRRHKDNKIDPKHQAAIKISAGLK
- a CDS encoding ThiF family adenylyltransferase — protein: MELHSFSRTELLIGRKGLEKLSKKKVAVFGIGGVGTFVVEGLARTGVGNFVLVDDDNICLTNINRQIHALRSTVGKPKVEVMKNRILDINPKANVATYKMLYNAENANKLLDDSYDYVVDAIDMVSSKLDLVEKCYKRNISIISSMGAGNKLDPTKFEVADIYKTSMCPLAKVMRKELRKRGVKRLKVVYSKEKPIKPIYVNNNDNETFIRKKQVPGSIAFVPSVAGLIIASEVIKDLLNS
- the pepT gene encoding peptidase T, producing MGKLIDRFLKYVKMETTSNSESQTYPSTNSQLDFARVLVEELKEIGLKDASVDSNGYVMATLPANTDRDIPTIGFIAHMDTSPDMTAKNVNPQIIKNYDGSDLVLNSEKNIVLSPKDFPELKKYIGEDLITTDGTTLLGADDKAGIAEIITAIEYLVNNPEIEHGTVKVAFTPDEEIGRGADKFDVEKFGADFAYTIDGGEVGELEYENFNAAYAKVKIKGRNVHPGSAKNKMINSILIAMKFNSMLPANEIPAHTEGYEGFYHLNDINGNVEETTLYYIIRDHDRDKFEEKKRKLMKVAEYLNDDIGEKVIEVEMKDQYYNMKEKIKPVIHIVEIAEKAMKEVGVTPIIKPIRGGTDGARLSYMGLPCPNIFTGGHNFHGKFEYIPIKSMKKAVEVIIKIIKLYSK